A single window of Hymenobacter sp. APR13 DNA harbors:
- the rpsC gene encoding 30S ribosomal protein S3: MGQKVNPVGFRLGVIKGWDSNWYGGKDFADKLVEDEKIRKYIMARIPKGGISRIVIERTLKRITITINTARPGVVIGKGGAEVDKIKDELKQITSKDVQINIFEIKRPELDAKLVGESIAQQLQARISFRRAMKMSIQAAIRVGAEGIKIQCGGRLGGAEIARSEQYKEGRTPLHTLRADIDYALSEAQTVYGKIGIKVWIMRGEVFGKPDLSPNQVPANQGNDTRGGDRGPRGERGDRGGDRGPRRDRNDRGGDNRGGAGAAGGGQRRGGGAPGGANRGGQGSGAPRR, from the coding sequence ATGGGACAGAAAGTAAATCCGGTTGGCTTCCGTCTGGGCGTCATTAAAGGATGGGACTCGAACTGGTACGGCGGCAAGGACTTTGCCGACAAACTGGTGGAGGACGAAAAAATCCGCAAATACATCATGGCTCGTATCCCGAAAGGTGGCATTAGCCGCATCGTGATTGAGCGTACGCTGAAGCGCATCACCATTACCATCAACACGGCTCGTCCGGGTGTGGTAATCGGTAAGGGTGGCGCTGAAGTGGATAAGATCAAAGACGAACTGAAGCAGATCACCAGCAAGGACGTTCAGATCAACATCTTCGAAATTAAGCGTCCGGAACTCGACGCCAAGCTGGTAGGTGAGAGCATTGCTCAGCAGCTGCAGGCTCGTATCTCGTTCCGCCGTGCCATGAAGATGAGCATTCAGGCTGCTATCCGTGTTGGTGCCGAAGGCATCAAGATCCAGTGCGGTGGCCGTCTGGGCGGTGCTGAAATTGCCCGTTCCGAGCAGTACAAAGAGGGCCGTACGCCGCTGCACACGCTGCGCGCCGATATCGACTACGCTTTGTCGGAAGCTCAGACCGTGTATGGCAAAATCGGTATCAAGGTATGGATCATGCGTGGTGAAGTGTTCGGCAAGCCCGACCTGTCGCCTAACCAGGTTCCTGCCAACCAAGGCAACGACACCCGTGGTGGCGACCGTGGCCCACGCGGCGAGCGTGGCGACCGTGGTGGTGACCGTGGCCCGCGCCGCGACCGTAACGACCGTGGTGGTGACAACCGTGGCGGTGCAGGTGCCGCCGGTGGTGGCCAGCGCCGTGGCGGTGGTGCCCCAGGTGGTGCCAACCGTGGTGGTCAGGGCAGTGGCGCTCCGCGTCGCTAG
- the rpsJ gene encoding 30S ribosomal protein S10, with the protein MNQKIRIKLKSYDHNLVDKSSEKIVKAVKATGAIVSGPIPLPTIKEKFTVLRSPHVNKKSREQFQLCTYKRLVDIYSTSSKTVDALMKLELPSGVDVEIKV; encoded by the coding sequence ATGAACCAGAAGATTCGCATCAAACTCAAATCCTACGACCACAATCTGGTGGACAAATCGTCGGAGAAGATTGTGAAGGCGGTGAAGGCTACGGGCGCTATCGTAAGCGGTCCGATTCCCTTGCCGACCATCAAGGAAAAATTCACCGTGCTCCGTTCGCCCCACGTGAACAAGAAGAGCCGGGAGCAATTCCAGCTCTGCACCTACAAGCGTCTCGTTGACATCTACTCGACTTCGTCGAAAACCGTAGATGCACTAATGAAGCTGGAGCTGCCAAGCGGCGTTGACGTTGAAATCAAAGTCTGA
- the rplD gene encoding 50S ribosomal protein L4 — protein MELSVYNIKGEDTGRKVTLSDAIFGLEPNEHVMYLDVKQYLANQRQGTHKSKQRNEVHGTTKKLKKQKGTGGARAGSMKSGVFVGGGRIFGPEPRDYGFKLNKKTKRLARLSALSTLAKDGKVALVENISLSAPKTKDFLSILAGLKLNNGKKTLLVTGEVDKNVVLSARNIQKVKVSTPVALNTHDLLNTDTLLLSEAGLTALEQLYTTAE, from the coding sequence ATGGAACTGTCAGTATATAACATCAAAGGCGAAGACACCGGCCGCAAGGTTACGCTGTCTGACGCCATCTTCGGTCTGGAGCCGAACGAGCACGTGATGTACCTCGACGTGAAGCAGTACCTGGCCAACCAGCGCCAGGGTACGCACAAGTCGAAGCAGCGCAACGAAGTGCACGGCACCACCAAGAAACTGAAGAAGCAGAAAGGCACGGGCGGCGCCCGCGCTGGCTCGATGAAATCGGGTGTGTTCGTAGGTGGTGGCCGGATTTTCGGTCCTGAGCCCCGCGACTACGGCTTCAAGCTCAACAAAAAGACCAAGCGTCTCGCTCGTCTGTCGGCTCTCTCGACGCTGGCGAAAGACGGCAAAGTAGCCCTGGTGGAGAATATCTCCCTGTCGGCTCCTAAGACCAAAGACTTCCTCTCCATCCTCGCAGGTCTGAAGCTGAACAACGGCAAGAAGACTCTGCTGGTGACCGGCGAAGTAGACAAGAACGTGGTTCTGTCGGCCCGCAACATCCAGAAGGTAAAAGTGTCGACGCCCGTAGCGCTCAACACCCACGACCTGCTGAACACCGACACGCTGCTGCTGTCGGAAGCTGGCCTGACGGCATTGGAACAACTCTATACCACTGCTGAATAA
- the rplV gene encoding 50S ribosomal protein L22, giving the protein MEATAKLRNVPTSPRKMRLVADMVRGQKVTRALGLLKFEANSGAARVEKLLLSALANWQQHNEDERIEDANLYIKEIFVDEGRQLKRLRPAPQGRGHRIRKRSNHVTLVIDTKVERLGSKAATQKAAETKTTEANAEAKPKTTRRSSAKKSTETKAEATA; this is encoded by the coding sequence ATGGAAGCAACCGCTAAACTCCGCAACGTTCCCACCTCGCCGCGCAAGATGCGCCTGGTGGCCGACATGGTTCGTGGTCAGAAAGTGACCCGTGCGCTGGGCCTGCTGAAATTCGAAGCCAACTCGGGCGCTGCCCGTGTTGAAAAGCTCCTCCTCTCGGCTCTTGCCAACTGGCAGCAGCACAACGAGGATGAGCGCATCGAAGACGCTAACCTCTACATCAAAGAGATTTTCGTGGATGAAGGCCGTCAGCTGAAGCGTCTGCGCCCCGCCCCTCAGGGCCGTGGCCACCGCATCCGCAAGCGCAGCAACCACGTGACGCTGGTGATTGACACGAAAGTAGAGCGTCTGGGCAGCAAAGCTGCTACCCAGAAAGCTGCTGAAACGAAGACCACCGAAGCCAACGCTGAAGCCAAGCCAAAGACCACGCGTCGTAGCTCGGCTAAGAAATCCACTGAAACCAAGGCAGAAGCCACCGCATAA
- the rpsH gene encoding 30S ribosomal protein S8, which yields MNTDPIADYLTRVRNAIKANHRVVEIPASNIKKEITKVLYKKGYIQSYRFDDAAVQGTIKIALKYNPVTKQPAITKLQRVSTPGLRQYAHVENLPRVLSGLGVAILSTSKGVMTEKEAKAENVGGEVLCYVY from the coding sequence ATGAACACAGATCCAATTGCTGACTACCTGACCCGGGTACGCAATGCCATCAAGGCAAATCACCGGGTAGTGGAAATCCCGGCCAGCAACATCAAAAAGGAAATCACGAAGGTGCTCTACAAAAAGGGCTACATTCAGAGCTACCGTTTTGATGATGCCGCAGTACAAGGCACGATTAAAATCGCGCTCAAGTACAACCCGGTAACCAAACAACCCGCCATCACCAAGCTGCAGCGTGTAAGCACGCCCGGTTTGCGTCAGTACGCCCACGTGGAGAACCTGCCGCGTGTACTGAGTGGTCTGGGTGTCGCCATCCTGTCGACTTCGAAAGGGGTGATGACGGAGAAAGAGGCGAAAGCTGAAAACGTGGGCGGCGAAGTGCTGTGCTACGTCTACTAA
- the rplF gene encoding 50S ribosomal protein L6: MSRIGKLPISLPANVQIEVSNENTVTVKGPKGTLVVPVDRDITVATEDGQLVVTRPTEQKRHKAMHGLYRSLLNNAVSGVSNGLEEKLELVGVGYKAAMAGTTLELSLGYSHNIFLALPKEVTATAVTEKGKNPIVTLTSIDKQLLGQVAAKIRSLRKVEPYKGKGVRFVGEQIRRKAGKTASK; the protein is encoded by the coding sequence ATGTCACGCATTGGTAAACTGCCCATCAGCCTGCCCGCCAACGTGCAGATTGAAGTGAGCAACGAAAACACGGTAACCGTGAAGGGCCCAAAAGGCACTTTGGTGGTTCCGGTTGACCGCGACATTACCGTAGCGACCGAAGACGGCCAGCTGGTAGTGACCCGCCCAACCGAACAGAAGCGTCATAAAGCCATGCACGGCCTCTACCGCTCCCTGCTCAACAACGCTGTAAGCGGCGTGAGCAACGGTCTGGAAGAGAAGCTGGAGTTGGTAGGTGTAGGTTACAAAGCCGCTATGGCTGGTACCACGCTGGAACTGTCGCTGGGCTACTCGCACAACATCTTCCTGGCGCTGCCGAAGGAAGTAACTGCTACGGCTGTAACCGAGAAAGGTAAAAACCCTATCGTTACGCTGACCAGCATTGACAAGCAACTGCTGGGCCAGGTGGCCGCTAAAATTCGCTCGTTGCGCAAAGTTGAGCCATACAAAGGCAAAGGCGTGCGCTTCGTGGGTGAGCAGATTCGTCGTAAGGCTGGTAAAACAGCTTCGAAATAA
- the rplC gene encoding 50S ribosomal protein L3, with protein MPGIIGKKIGMTSLFTPDGKNIPCTLIEAGPCVVTQVKTIETDGYTAIQLGYGEKKAKNTTKALAGHFAKAGTTPKRKLVEFRTDEVANFAAGSEVNTSLFEEGEFVDVVGTSKGKGFQGVVKRYNFAGVGGQTHGQHNRGRHPGSIGACSWPSRVFKGMRMGGRMGNDRVKVQNLKVMRIVADKNLIVVSGSIPGAKNSFVVLEK; from the coding sequence ATGCCTGGCATCATCGGTAAAAAAATCGGTATGACAAGCCTCTTCACTCCGGACGGGAAGAACATTCCCTGCACGCTCATCGAAGCAGGTCCGTGTGTGGTGACGCAGGTTAAGACCATCGAAACGGACGGCTACACGGCCATCCAGCTCGGTTACGGCGAGAAAAAAGCAAAGAACACCACCAAAGCACTGGCGGGTCATTTTGCCAAAGCCGGAACTACTCCCAAACGCAAACTCGTTGAGTTCCGCACGGATGAAGTAGCCAACTTCGCTGCTGGCAGCGAAGTAAACACTTCCCTCTTCGAGGAAGGTGAATTTGTTGACGTAGTTGGTACGTCGAAAGGCAAAGGTTTCCAGGGCGTTGTGAAGCGTTACAACTTCGCCGGTGTTGGTGGCCAGACTCACGGTCAGCACAACCGCGGCCGTCACCCCGGTTCTATCGGTGCCTGCTCGTGGCCTTCGCGCGTATTCAAAGGAATGCGCATGGGTGGCCGCATGGGCAACGACCGGGTGAAAGTGCAGAACCTGAAGGTGATGCGCATTGTAGCCGACAAAAACCTCATCGTGGTGAGCGGCTCGATTCCCGGTGCCAAGAACTCTTTCGTGGTCCTGGAAAAATAA
- the rpsQ gene encoding 30S ribosomal protein S17, with amino-acid sequence MASNEEQQATSATEERNLRKEIIGRVSSSKMDKSITVIVESKMKHPIYGKFVTKSTKFMAHDENNECGEGDTVRIMSTRPLSKNKRWRLVEIVERAK; translated from the coding sequence ATGGCAAGCAACGAAGAACAGCAGGCTACCTCCGCTACGGAAGAGCGGAACCTGCGGAAAGAAATCATCGGGCGCGTTTCCTCCTCCAAAATGGACAAGTCCATCACGGTGATTGTGGAAAGCAAAATGAAGCACCCGATCTACGGCAAGTTCGTTACCAAGTCGACCAAATTCATGGCCCACGACGAGAACAACGAATGCGGCGAAGGCGACACGGTACGCATCATGAGCACGCGTCCGCTGAGCAAGAACAAACGCTGGAGACTGGTAGAAATCGTAGAACGCGCCAAGTAA
- the rplB gene encoding 50S ribosomal protein L2, protein MALKKLRPTSPGQRFRIAPAFDEITTSTPEKSLLAPMKNSGGRNNSGKMSNRYIGGGHKAKYRIIDFKRDKASVPATVKTIEYDPNRTARIALLQYADGEKRYIIAPAGVEVGATVVSGSGVAPEVGNALPLREIPLGTIVHNIELMPGNGAAMARSAGTYAQLVAREDKYATLKLPSGEMRMVLVTCMATVGTVSNGDHMNVRLGKAGRNRWLGRRPRVRGVAMNPVDHPMGGGEGKSSGGHPRSRNGIFAKGQKTRNKNKYSEQLIVNRKGKK, encoded by the coding sequence ATGGCACTCAAAAAACTAAGACCAACATCACCGGGTCAGCGCTTCCGCATTGCACCGGCCTTCGACGAGATTACGACGTCGACGCCGGAGAAGTCGCTGTTGGCACCCATGAAAAACTCCGGTGGCCGCAACAACTCGGGCAAAATGTCCAACCGCTACATCGGCGGTGGGCACAAAGCCAAGTATCGTATCATCGACTTCAAGCGTGACAAGGCCTCGGTGCCAGCCACGGTGAAGACGATTGAGTACGATCCGAACCGTACGGCCCGTATCGCCCTGCTTCAGTACGCCGATGGCGAGAAGCGTTACATCATCGCCCCAGCCGGCGTTGAGGTAGGTGCTACGGTCGTGTCGGGTTCGGGTGTAGCCCCCGAAGTAGGCAACGCCCTGCCGCTGCGCGAAATCCCGCTCGGTACCATCGTCCACAACATCGAGCTGATGCCCGGTAACGGTGCCGCTATGGCTCGTTCGGCTGGCACCTACGCTCAGCTGGTGGCCCGCGAAGACAAGTACGCCACGCTGAAATTGCCTTCCGGCGAGATGCGCATGGTGCTTGTTACGTGCATGGCCACGGTAGGCACGGTATCCAACGGCGACCACATGAACGTTCGTCTGGGTAAAGCCGGCCGCAACCGCTGGTTGGGTCGTCGCCCACGTGTTCGTGGTGTAGCCATGAACCCTGTCGATCACCCAATGGGTGGTGGCGAAGGCAAATCGTCGGGTGGTCACCCACGTAGCCGTAACGGTATCTTCGCGAAAGGTCAGAAGACCCGTAACAAGAACAAGTACTCCGAGCAGCTCATCGTTAACCGCAAAGGCAAGAAGTAA
- the rpsS gene encoding 30S ribosomal protein S19, producing MARSLKKGPYIDFRLEKKVTAMDESGKKSVVKTWSRRSMISPDFVGHTFAVHNGNKFIPVYVTENMVGHKLGEFAPTRNFRGHIAKKDKGKR from the coding sequence ATGGCACGTTCACTAAAAAAAGGGCCGTACATTGACTTCCGGCTCGAGAAGAAAGTAACGGCAATGGATGAGTCCGGCAAAAAGTCGGTGGTGAAGACCTGGTCGCGCCGCTCGATGATTTCGCCTGATTTCGTTGGCCACACCTTCGCCGTTCACAACGGCAATAAGTTCATCCCGGTATATGTTACGGAGAACATGGTAGGACACAAGCTCGGTGAGTTTGCTCCAACCCGCAACTTCCGTGGACACATTGCCAAGAAAGATAAAGGCAAGCGCTAA
- the rplN gene encoding 50S ribosomal protein L14 — protein sequence MIQQESRLTVADNSGAKEVLCIRVLGGTGKKYASVGDKIVVAIKSAIPSGNAKKGTVSKAVVVRTKKEVRRKDGSYIRFDDNAAVLLNNNDEPRGTRIFGPVARELREKQFMKIVSLAPEVL from the coding sequence ATGATACAGCAAGAATCCCGTCTGACCGTCGCTGATAACAGCGGCGCCAAAGAAGTTCTTTGCATTCGTGTCCTCGGTGGCACGGGCAAGAAATACGCCAGCGTAGGCGACAAGATTGTAGTAGCCATCAAATCGGCTATTCCTTCCGGCAACGCTAAAAAAGGCACTGTATCGAAAGCAGTGGTTGTTCGCACGAAGAAAGAAGTACGTCGCAAGGACGGTTCTTACATTCGTTTCGACGACAATGCTGCCGTACTGCTCAACAATAACGACGAGCCCCGCGGTACCCGCATCTTCGGCCCCGTGGCCCGTGAACTGCGCGAGAAGCAGTTCATGAAGATCGTTTCGCTGGCTCCTGAAGTTCTCTAA
- the rplW gene encoding 50S ribosomal protein L23, with the protein MSTLKKPIVTEKATGLNEQGKYVFEVERSANKVQIKKDIEQFYGVTVTGISTIRTNGKVKSKFTKGGSVSGRRAHGKKAIVTVKEGEVIDFYSGI; encoded by the coding sequence ATGAGCACGCTGAAAAAACCCATCGTGACCGAGAAGGCCACGGGCCTGAACGAGCAAGGCAAATACGTTTTCGAAGTAGAGCGTAGCGCCAACAAAGTTCAGATCAAAAAGGACATCGAGCAGTTCTATGGCGTGACGGTAACGGGCATCAGCACGATCCGCACCAATGGAAAAGTGAAGTCCAAGTTCACCAAAGGTGGTTCGGTATCGGGCCGCCGCGCACATGGCAAGAAAGCCATCGTGACGGTGAAGGAAGGCGAGGTTATCGACTTTTACAGCGGCATCTAA
- the rpmC gene encoding 50S ribosomal protein L29 has product MKNADIRALSLEELNQQVKTEKANGQTLRFAHAISPLENPIRLKQSRKNVARLLTELTRRENEQANNTAN; this is encoded by the coding sequence ATGAAGAACGCCGATATCCGCGCCCTTTCGCTGGAAGAACTGAACCAGCAAGTAAAGACCGAAAAAGCCAATGGCCAGACGCTGCGCTTCGCGCACGCCATCTCGCCCCTGGAAAACCCGATTCGCCTGAAGCAAAGCCGCAAGAACGTCGCCCGTCTGTTGACCGAGCTGACCCGTCGCGAGAACGAGCAGGCTAATAACACTGCTAACTAA
- the rplE gene encoding 50S ribosomal protein L5 — MARFKEKYQKEVVPLLQEKFQFKSIMQVPRITKICINRGIGAAVADKKLVDNGVDELTTIAGQKAVATIAKRSVSNFKLREGMPIGARVTLRGERMYEFMDRLLSIALPRVRDFKGINDKGFDGRGNYTLGVKEQIIFPEISIDKIKSISGMDITFVTTAENDEQSYELLKAFGMPFANAKKQND; from the coding sequence ATGGCTCGATTCAAAGAGAAATATCAGAAAGAAGTGGTGCCGCTGCTCCAGGAGAAATTCCAGTTCAAGAGCATCATGCAGGTTCCACGCATCACCAAGATCTGCATCAACCGCGGTATTGGTGCGGCTGTAGCCGACAAGAAGCTGGTGGATAACGGCGTAGACGAGCTGACGACCATCGCTGGTCAGAAAGCTGTGGCTACCATCGCCAAGCGTTCGGTTTCGAACTTCAAGCTGCGCGAGGGCATGCCAATCGGCGCCCGCGTAACGCTGCGTGGCGAGCGGATGTACGAGTTTATGGACCGTCTGCTGTCCATCGCTCTGCCCCGCGTTCGTGACTTCAAAGGCATCAACGACAAAGGCTTTGACGGCCGCGGTAACTATACCCTGGGCGTTAAGGAGCAAATCATCTTCCCCGAAATTTCGATCGACAAGATCAAGTCGATTTCGGGCATGGATATTACCTTCGTAACGACGGCCGAAAACGACGAGCAGAGCTATGAGCTTCTCAAGGCTTTCGGTATGCCGTTCGCTAACGCCAAGAAACAAAACGACTAA
- the rplP gene encoding 50S ribosomal protein L16 yields MLQPKRTKYRKMQKGRVSGLAYRGSSIDFGSFAIKSLEVAWITARQIEAARIAMTRAMKREGQVWIRIFPDKPITKKPAEVRMGKGKGSPEYWVACVKPGTIMFESDGVSLEVAQESLRLAAQKLPVRTQFVVRRDYVESK; encoded by the coding sequence ATGTTACAACCGAAAAGGACCAAGTATCGCAAGATGCAAAAGGGTCGCGTATCAGGCCTCGCCTACCGCGGCAGCTCCATTGACTTCGGTTCTTTCGCTATTAAGTCGTTGGAAGTGGCTTGGATTACGGCTCGCCAGATTGAGGCAGCCCGTATCGCCATGACCCGCGCCATGAAACGCGAAGGGCAAGTTTGGATCCGCATTTTCCCTGACAAGCCGATCACCAAGAAGCCGGCTGAAGTGCGGATGGGTAAAGGCAAAGGCTCGCCCGAGTATTGGGTAGCCTGCGTGAAGCCCGGCACTATCATGTTCGAGTCAGACGGCGTTTCGCTGGAAGTGGCGCAGGAGTCGCTGCGCCTGGCAGCCCAGAAGCTGCCGGTTCGGACTCAGTTTGTTGTTCGTCGCGACTACGTAGAAAGCAAGTAA
- the rpsG gene encoding 30S ribosomal protein S7 gives MRKSKPKKRILLPDPKFKETLVTRFVNYMMYDGKKNLAYTIFYDACELVEQRTKESGVEMWRKALNNVMPTVEVKSRRVGGATFQVPIEVRPDRRIAVGSKWLIQYARRRGEKTMKDKLAGEIIAAAKGEGAAVKKKDDTHRMAEANKAFSHFRF, from the coding sequence ATGAGAAAGTCAAAACCAAAGAAGCGCATCCTCCTGCCCGACCCCAAGTTCAAGGAGACGCTGGTTACCCGTTTCGTCAACTACATGATGTACGACGGGAAGAAAAACCTTGCCTACACCATTTTCTACGATGCCTGCGAGCTTGTTGAGCAGCGCACCAAGGAAAGCGGCGTGGAGATGTGGCGCAAAGCCCTCAACAACGTAATGCCGACCGTAGAAGTGAAGAGCCGCCGCGTAGGTGGTGCTACCTTCCAGGTTCCGATCGAAGTACGTCCTGACCGTCGTATTGCTGTTGGCTCGAAGTGGCTGATTCAGTACGCTCGTCGTCGTGGCGAAAAGACCATGAAGGACAAGCTGGCTGGCGAAATCATCGCCGCTGCGAAAGGTGAAGGTGCTGCCGTGAAGAAAAAAGACGACACGCACCGGATGGCTGAAGCCAACAAGGCCTTCTCGCACTTCCGCTTCTAA
- the fusA gene encoding elongation factor G, producing the protein MAVNKDLQYLRNIGIMAHIDAGKTTTSERILYYTGKTHKIGEVHEGAATMDWMEQEQERGITITSAATTTFWNYPTDAQGDPTADTKQYKINLIDTPGHVDFTVEVERSLRVLDGAVALFCAVSGVEPQSETVWRQADKYKVPRICFVNKMDRAGADFFKAVNEIKEKLGANPVPLQIPIGAEDTFKGVVDLLTGKAIVWDDATQGKSYHEIPVPEDLVDTVAEWREKLVESVAEYDDTLMEKFFDDPDSITREEMMVVIRKAVIDMKFSPVMCGSAFKNKGVQSMLDGVMAYLPSPLDMPPIIGTDPDTGAEIERHPDNSEPFTALAFKIATDPFVGRLCFFRCYSGVLDAGSYVHNNRTNKKERISRLMQMHSNKQNPIDKIQAGDIAAGVGFKDIKTGDTLTDEKSRVVLESMSFPEPVIGYAIEPKTQADMDKMGMAIAKLVEEDPTLVVQTDPETGQTVLKGMGELHLEIIIDRMRREFKVEINQGAPQVAYKEILTKSVEHRETYKKQTGGRGKFGDIVFELGPKLTDPEKPGLEFVNDITGGVIPREFIAPVQKGFEEAMKNGPLAGFPIEGMRVRLFYGSYHDVDSDALSFELAARGGFREAGKQAGPKLLEPIMAVEVVSPDEYTGSVTGDLNRRRGIMKGMDTKGGANVIKADVPLSELFGYVTTLRTISSGRASASLTFSHYDQVPTNLAEGIIAKQKGNAIR; encoded by the coding sequence ATGGCTGTTAATAAAGATCTGCAATACCTCCGGAACATCGGGATTATGGCGCACATCGATGCTGGTAAAACCACCACGTCGGAGCGCATTCTCTACTATACCGGTAAGACCCATAAAATCGGGGAAGTGCACGAAGGTGCCGCCACGATGGACTGGATGGAGCAGGAGCAGGAGCGTGGTATCACCATCACGTCGGCTGCTACTACCACCTTCTGGAACTACCCCACCGATGCCCAGGGTGATCCGACTGCTGACACCAAGCAGTACAAGATCAACCTCATCGACACCCCCGGCCACGTTGACTTCACGGTAGAAGTAGAACGTTCGCTGCGTGTGCTCGACGGCGCTGTGGCCCTGTTCTGCGCCGTATCCGGCGTAGAGCCCCAGTCGGAAACCGTATGGCGTCAGGCTGACAAGTACAAGGTGCCCCGCATCTGCTTCGTCAACAAGATGGACCGTGCCGGTGCTGACTTCTTCAAAGCTGTAAACGAAATCAAAGAGAAGCTGGGCGCTAACCCCGTTCCTCTGCAGATTCCAATCGGCGCTGAAGACACGTTCAAAGGCGTAGTTGACCTGCTCACTGGCAAAGCCATTGTGTGGGACGACGCTACCCAGGGCAAATCGTACCACGAAATCCCGGTTCCCGAGGATCTGGTGGATACCGTAGCCGAGTGGCGCGAGAAGCTGGTTGAAAGCGTAGCTGAGTACGACGATACGTTGATGGAGAAATTCTTCGACGATCCGGACTCCATCACCCGCGAAGAAATGATGGTCGTAATCCGCAAAGCGGTTATCGACATGAAGTTCTCGCCCGTAATGTGCGGCTCGGCCTTCAAAAACAAAGGTGTACAGTCGATGCTGGACGGCGTAATGGCCTACCTGCCGTCGCCGCTGGACATGCCCCCCATCATCGGTACCGACCCCGACACGGGCGCAGAAATCGAGCGTCACCCCGACAACTCGGAGCCTTTCACGGCCCTGGCGTTCAAAATTGCTACCGACCCCTTCGTGGGCCGTCTGTGCTTCTTCCGCTGCTACAGCGGCGTGCTGGACGCTGGCTCGTACGTGCACAACAACCGCACGAACAAGAAAGAGCGTATCTCGCGTCTCATGCAGATGCACTCCAACAAGCAGAACCCGATTGACAAAATCCAGGCGGGTGACATTGCTGCGGGTGTAGGCTTCAAAGACATCAAAACCGGTGACACGCTGACCGACGAGAAGTCGCGCGTAGTACTGGAATCGATGAGCTTCCCTGAGCCGGTAATCGGTTACGCCATCGAGCCTAAGACCCAGGCCGACATGGACAAGATGGGTATGGCTATTGCCAAACTCGTTGAGGAAGACCCAACGCTGGTAGTACAGACCGACCCCGAGACGGGCCAGACCGTACTGAAAGGCATGGGCGAGCTTCACCTCGAAATCATCATCGACCGGATGCGTCGGGAGTTCAAGGTGGAAATCAACCAGGGTGCTCCTCAGGTAGCCTACAAAGAGATTCTGACCAAGTCGGTAGAGCACCGCGAAACCTACAAGAAGCAGACCGGTGGTCGCGGTAAGTTTGGCGACATCGTGTTCGAACTCGGTCCGAAACTGACCGACCCAGAGAAACCAGGTCTGGAGTTCGTAAACGATATCACCGGTGGTGTTATCCCACGCGAATTCATCGCACCAGTTCAGAAAGGCTTCGAAGAAGCTATGAAGAACGGTCCGTTGGCTGGCTTCCCCATCGAAGGCATGCGTGTGCGTCTGTTCTACGGTTCTTACCACGATGTTGACTCGGACGCCCTGTCGTTCGAACTCGCTGCCCGTGGTGGTTTCCGTGAGGCTGGCAAGCAAGCTGGTCCGAAACTGCTCGAGCCAATTATGGCAGTAGAAGTAGTTTCGCCCGACGAGTACACGGGTTCGGTAACCGGTGACCTGAACCGTCGCCGCGGCATCATGAAAGGCATGGACACCAAAGGTGGCGCCAACGTAATCAAGGCTGACGTTCCGCTGTCGGAGCTGTTCGGCTACGTAACTACGCTGCGTACCATCTCGTCGGGTCGGGCTTCGGCTTCGCTGACCTTCTCGCACTACGACCAGGTACCAACCAACCTTGCTGAAGGCATCATTGCCAAGCAGAAGGGCAACGCCATTCGCTAA
- the rpsN gene encoding 30S ribosomal protein S14 — MAKESAKARARKRIATVARYAEKRKALKAAGDYEGLDKLPKDASPVRLHNRDMIDGRPRGYMRKFGISRVRFREMALAGKIPGVTKSSW; from the coding sequence ATGGCTAAGGAATCCGCGAAAGCAAGAGCGCGCAAGCGCATCGCTACGGTTGCCCGCTATGCTGAGAAGCGCAAAGCGCTGAAAGCCGCCGGTGACTACGAAGGTCTGGACAAGCTGCCGAAAGATGCTTCGCCCGTGCGCCTGCACAACCGGGACATGATTGACGGCCGCCCCCGTGGTTACATGCGTAAGTTCGGCATCAGCCGGGTACGTTTCCGCGAAATGGCGCTGGCTGGCAAAATCCCCGGCGTAACCAAGTCGAGCTGGTAG